One window of Stenotrophomonas indicatrix genomic DNA carries:
- the gltB gene encoding glutamate synthase large subunit translates to MAPRNRQGLYDPRSERDACGFGMVAQLDDQPSRLLVDTAIAALSRMTHRGGVAADGLTGDGCGLLLRRPDVFLKLLASEAGIAVGARFTAGLVFLPHDADAAQACRTQLQQQIEAVGCKVAGWREVPTDGSVCGQLARDTLPRIEQVFVDAGVGQDDAGFGLALFLARRRSEQLLRAHADYYVTTLSPNAISYKGMVLPDKLSRFFPDLQRRELASSAIVFHQRFSTNTLPRWPLAHPFRMLAHNGEINTIEGNRRWAQARSKVWKTPRFDIGEFDPVISMHGSDSQSLDNMLELMVSAGMELIQALRILVPPATQSLEFKDPDLAAFYEFHGLNSEPWDGPAGIVACDSRYAVCTLDRNGLRPARWMLTADRHFLVASEAGVWEVPTERVVRKGKLGPGEMIAIDLKRGDLLDSEAIDRINRGRAPYKQWLQQGVTYLQTELIDPSLVEEPFDESTLRSYHKLYQLSSEEVEQVLRPLAETEQEATGSMGDDTPMAVLSQRSRPLYDYFRQAFAQVTNPPIDPLREDCAMSLSTQLGKETNIFHAGPETVNHVILNSPVLSQRKLRQLLKMDQYVQANRLLDLSYSEEEGLRAGIERICAEAEQAARDGMVMLLLSDRYPVAGRPMVHALLATSAVHHHLSRLGLRCDVNLIVETGTARDAHHMACLLGFGATAVYPYLAYQTLFDLGRRGILKLSKGGEQSQIGRRYRKGIYKGLSKIISKMGICTVASYRGAQLFEIIGLEPEVVDLCFPDTASRIGGAGFTRLDADARELCAQAWDAQQGVDVGGLLKYVHGGEYHMYNPDVVTTLQRAARSGDPRAWQQYCDAVHARPPSALRDLLQLVPAATPTPLDDVAPASELFPRFDTAAISLGALSPEAHEALAIAMNRLGGRSNSGEGGEDPARYGTDKRSKIKQVASGRFGVTAEYLVNAEVLQIKVAQGAKPGEGGQLPGHKVNELIARLRYAKPGIGLISPPPHHDIYSIEDLAQLIYDLKQVNPTALVSVKLVSHAGVGTIAAGVVKAGADLITISGHDGGTGASPVSSIRYAGVPWELGIAEAHQALVANDLRGRTLLQTDGGLKTGLDVVKAALLGADSFGFGTAPMIVLGCKYLRICHLNNCATGVATQDERLRENHFTGQPERVENFFRLLAEEVRGWLSVLGARSLQEIVGRTDLLRQLEVSPREDVRVDLSRLLADASYPGSHCAAQRLYESPDSLATQMDGLLAEAIEHKRGGEHRFLIHNTDRSIGTRLAGAVARTHGNQGMAESPLELRFRGSAGQSFGAFNVGGLHLEVEGEANDYVGKGMAGGRLVVRPPRGARFEARSTAIIGNTCLYGATGGELFAAGRAGERFAVRNSGALAVVEGAGDHCCEYMTDGVVLVLGKVGLNFGAGFTGGLAYVLDVDRDFVDRYNHELIDIHRVSAEGFENYRQHLHRLIGRHRELTGSIWAQQIMDEFRDYIGKFWLVKPKAASIESLTETLRRAA, encoded by the coding sequence ATGGCCCCCCGCAACCGCCAAGGGCTTTACGACCCGCGCTCCGAGCGCGATGCCTGTGGATTTGGCATGGTCGCCCAGCTCGACGACCAGCCTTCGCGCCTGCTGGTCGATACCGCCATCGCCGCGCTTTCGCGCATGACCCACCGTGGTGGTGTCGCCGCCGACGGCCTGACCGGTGATGGCTGCGGCCTGCTGCTGCGCCGCCCCGATGTGTTCCTGAAACTGCTGGCCAGTGAAGCGGGCATCGCCGTCGGTGCGCGCTTCACCGCCGGCCTGGTGTTCCTGCCGCACGATGCCGACGCCGCGCAGGCCTGCCGCACACAGCTGCAGCAGCAGATCGAGGCGGTCGGCTGCAAGGTAGCCGGCTGGCGCGAGGTACCCACCGACGGCAGCGTCTGCGGCCAACTGGCACGCGACACCCTGCCGCGCATCGAACAGGTGTTCGTCGATGCCGGCGTCGGCCAGGATGACGCCGGCTTCGGCCTGGCCCTGTTCCTGGCCCGTCGCCGCAGCGAACAGCTGCTGCGTGCGCATGCTGACTACTACGTCACCACGCTCAGCCCCAATGCCATCAGCTACAAGGGCATGGTGCTGCCGGACAAGCTCAGCCGCTTCTTCCCTGACCTGCAGCGCCGCGAACTGGCCTCCAGCGCCATCGTGTTCCACCAGCGCTTCTCCACCAATACGTTGCCGCGCTGGCCGCTGGCGCACCCGTTCCGGATGCTCGCCCACAACGGCGAGATCAACACCATCGAAGGCAACCGCCGCTGGGCGCAGGCGCGCAGCAAGGTGTGGAAGACGCCACGCTTCGACATCGGCGAGTTCGACCCGGTCATCTCCATGCACGGCTCGGATTCGCAGAGCCTGGACAACATGCTGGAACTGATGGTGTCTGCGGGTATGGAACTGATCCAGGCCCTGCGCATCCTGGTGCCGCCGGCCACGCAGTCGCTGGAATTCAAGGACCCGGACCTGGCTGCGTTCTACGAGTTCCACGGCCTCAACAGCGAGCCGTGGGACGGCCCGGCCGGCATCGTCGCCTGCGACAGCCGCTACGCAGTGTGCACCCTCGACCGCAACGGCCTGCGCCCGGCGCGCTGGATGCTGACTGCCGATCGCCACTTCCTGGTCGCCTCCGAAGCGGGCGTCTGGGAAGTCCCGACCGAGCGCGTGGTGCGCAAGGGCAAGCTCGGCCCGGGCGAGATGATCGCCATCGACCTCAAGCGCGGGGACCTGCTCGATTCGGAGGCCATCGATCGCATCAACCGCGGCCGTGCGCCGTACAAGCAGTGGCTGCAGCAGGGCGTCACCTACCTGCAGACCGAACTGATCGACCCGTCGCTGGTGGAAGAGCCGTTCGACGAAAGCACCCTGCGCAGTTACCACAAGCTGTACCAGCTCAGCAGCGAGGAAGTGGAGCAGGTGCTGCGGCCGCTGGCCGAGACCGAACAGGAAGCCACCGGCTCGATGGGCGATGACACGCCGATGGCCGTGCTCAGCCAGCGCAGCCGTCCGCTGTATGACTACTTCCGCCAGGCCTTCGCGCAGGTCACCAACCCGCCGATCGACCCGCTGCGCGAAGACTGCGCGATGTCCCTGTCCACCCAGCTCGGCAAGGAGACCAACATCTTCCATGCCGGCCCGGAGACGGTGAACCACGTCATCCTCAATTCGCCGGTGCTGAGCCAGCGCAAGCTGCGCCAGCTGCTGAAGATGGACCAGTACGTACAGGCCAACCGCCTGCTCGACCTGTCCTACAGCGAAGAGGAAGGCCTGCGTGCAGGCATCGAACGCATCTGCGCCGAAGCCGAACAGGCCGCGCGCGATGGCATGGTGATGCTGCTGCTGTCCGACCGCTACCCGGTGGCCGGGCGGCCCATGGTGCATGCCCTGCTGGCCACCAGTGCGGTCCACCACCACCTGTCACGCCTGGGCCTGCGCTGCGACGTCAACCTGATCGTCGAGACCGGCACCGCGCGCGATGCGCACCACATGGCCTGCCTGCTCGGCTTCGGTGCCACGGCGGTGTACCCGTATCTGGCCTACCAGACCCTGTTCGACCTGGGCCGTCGCGGCATCCTCAAGCTCAGCAAGGGCGGCGAGCAGTCGCAGATCGGCCGCCGCTACCGCAAGGGCATCTACAAAGGCCTGTCGAAGATCATCTCGAAGATGGGCATCTGCACTGTGGCCAGCTATCGCGGTGCACAGCTGTTCGAGATCATCGGCCTGGAGCCGGAGGTCGTCGACCTGTGCTTCCCCGATACCGCCTCGCGCATCGGCGGCGCCGGTTTCACGCGGCTGGACGCCGATGCACGTGAACTGTGCGCGCAGGCCTGGGATGCGCAGCAGGGCGTGGATGTCGGCGGCCTGCTGAAGTATGTGCACGGCGGCGAATACCACATGTACAACCCGGACGTGGTGACCACTCTGCAGCGCGCGGCGCGCAGCGGAGACCCGCGTGCGTGGCAGCAGTACTGCGACGCCGTGCATGCGCGCCCGCCCTCGGCGTTGCGCGACCTGCTGCAGCTGGTGCCGGCGGCGACGCCGACGCCATTGGACGACGTCGCACCGGCCAGCGAGCTGTTCCCGCGCTTCGATACCGCAGCGATCAGCCTCGGTGCGCTTTCGCCCGAGGCACATGAAGCGCTGGCCATTGCGATGAACCGCCTTGGTGGCCGCAGCAATTCCGGCGAAGGTGGCGAAGACCCGGCGCGCTATGGCACCGACAAGCGCAGCAAGATCAAGCAGGTGGCCTCGGGCCGCTTCGGCGTCACCGCCGAATACCTGGTCAATGCCGAAGTGCTGCAGATCAAGGTCGCCCAGGGCGCCAAGCCCGGAGAAGGCGGTCAGCTGCCCGGGCACAAGGTCAATGAACTGATCGCGCGGCTGCGCTATGCCAAGCCCGGCATCGGCCTGATCTCGCCGCCGCCGCACCACGACATCTACTCCATCGAAGACCTGGCGCAGCTGATCTACGACCTCAAGCAGGTCAACCCGACCGCACTGGTGTCGGTGAAGCTGGTCAGCCATGCCGGCGTCGGCACGATCGCCGCGGGCGTGGTCAAGGCCGGTGCCGACCTCATTACCATTTCCGGCCACGACGGCGGCACCGGTGCGTCGCCGGTCAGCTCGATCCGCTATGCCGGCGTGCCGTGGGAACTGGGCATCGCCGAGGCGCACCAGGCATTGGTGGCCAACGATCTGCGCGGGCGCACCCTGCTGCAGACCGACGGCGGCCTGAAGACCGGCCTGGACGTGGTCAAGGCGGCGCTGCTGGGTGCGGACAGCTTCGGCTTCGGCACCGCGCCGATGATCGTGCTGGGTTGCAAGTACCTGCGCATCTGCCACCTCAACAACTGCGCCACCGGCGTGGCCACCCAGGACGAGCGCCTGCGCGAGAACCATTTCACCGGCCAACCCGAGCGCGTGGAGAACTTCTTCCGTCTGCTGGCCGAAGAAGTGCGCGGCTGGCTGTCGGTGCTGGGCGCACGCTCGCTGCAGGAGATCGTCGGCCGCACCGACCTGCTGCGCCAGCTTGAGGTCTCGCCGCGCGAGGATGTGCGCGTGGATCTGTCGCGGCTGCTGGCCGACGCCAGTTACCCGGGCAGCCACTGCGCCGCACAGCGCCTGTATGAATCTCCGGACAGCCTGGCCACGCAGATGGACGGCCTGTTGGCCGAGGCCATCGAACACAAGCGCGGTGGCGAGCATCGCTTCCTGATCCACAACACCGACCGCAGCATCGGCACCCGCCTGGCCGGCGCCGTCGCACGCACGCACGGCAACCAGGGCATGGCCGAATCGCCGCTGGAGCTGCGCTTCCGTGGCAGCGCCGGGCAGAGCTTCGGTGCCTTCAACGTCGGCGGCCTGCACCTGGAAGTGGAAGGTGAAGCCAACGACTACGTCGGCAAGGGCATGGCCGGTGGCCGCCTGGTAGTGCGTCCGCCGCGTGGCGCACGCTTCGAGGCACGCAGCACCGCGATCATCGGCAACACCTGCCTGTACGGCGCCACCGGTGGCGAGCTGTTCGCCGCCGGCCGTGCCGGTGAACGCTTCGCCGTGCGCAACTCCGGCGCACTGGCGGTGGTGGAAGGCGCAGGCGATCACTGCTGCGAGTACATGACCGACGGCGTGGTGCTGGTGCTGGGCAAGGTCGGCCTCAACTTCGGCGCCGGCTTCACCGGCGGCCTGGCCTACGTGCTGGACGTGGACCGCGATTTCGTCGACCGCTACAACCACGAGCTGATCGACATCCATCGCGTGTCCGCCGAAGGTTTCGAGAACTACCGCCAGCATCTGCACCGCCTGATCGGCCGTCATCGCGAGCTGACCGGCAGCATCTGGGCGCAGCAGATCATGGATGAGTTCCGCGATTACATCGGCAAGTTCTGGCTGGTCAAACCCAAGGCCGCCAGCATCGAGTCGCTGACCGAAACCCTGCGACGCGCCGCATAA
- a CDS encoding I78 family peptidase inhibitor — protein sequence MSFPIRARSLSALLLPTVLALTACQAPSLDEQDSATAHAQQAAEAAKAPADEAGKATEAPPVGNCDASQVQSLVGQAYTEALGKQAQEDSAATQLRVLHPNDVTTMEFVGDRLNIEVDAKDVVSGVRCG from the coding sequence ATGTCGTTCCCGATCCGCGCCCGCTCCCTCTCCGCCCTGCTGCTGCCGACCGTGCTGGCCCTGACCGCCTGCCAGGCGCCGTCGCTGGATGAGCAGGATTCGGCCACCGCCCACGCACAGCAGGCCGCCGAAGCCGCCAAGGCCCCGGCCGACGAAGCCGGCAAGGCCACCGAAGCACCGCCGGTTGGCAACTGCGACGCCAGCCAGGTGCAGAGCCTGGTCGGCCAGGCCTATACCGAAGCACTGGGCAAGCAGGCCCAGGAAGATTCCGCCGCGACCCAGCTGCGTGTCCTGCACCCCAATGACGTCACCACGATGGAATTCGTGGGCGACCGCCTGAACATCGAGGTGGACGCAAAGGACGTGGTCAGCGGCGTCCGCTGCGGCTGA
- a CDS encoding DNA topoisomerase IB: MPATPAPTPERQAARAAGLRYVDDTQPGFSRVRVGKGFSYRDADGHAVRDAATLQRIRSLAVPPAYTAVWICAHANGHLQATGRDARGRKQYRYHADWAAVRDAGKFDRIIAFGEGLPGLRRRLGRDLKRSGFPREKVLAVVVALLADTLVRVGNEAYAKENRSYGLTTLRNRHLDLLRGGRVRMRFRGKSGQLQEVTVGDRRLGALVRSVQQLPGQALFQYRDDAGEVQPVDSGAVNDYLREVMGEDFTAKDFRTWGGTMAAVQAFAATELPEPPSQRALAKVQREVVCQVAARLGNTPAVCRKAYIDPCVFAGWERGELASLAGLRGQRQWEQATLKVLRRARRLSRNRSR; this comes from the coding sequence ATGCCCGCCACCCCTGCACCTACACCCGAACGCCAAGCCGCGCGCGCCGCCGGCCTGCGCTACGTCGATGACACACAGCCCGGTTTCAGCCGCGTCCGCGTCGGTAAAGGCTTCTCCTATCGCGATGCCGATGGGCACGCCGTGCGCGATGCCGCCACGCTGCAGCGCATCCGCTCGCTGGCCGTGCCCCCGGCCTACACCGCCGTGTGGATCTGCGCGCATGCCAACGGCCATCTGCAGGCAACCGGCCGCGACGCGCGCGGGCGCAAGCAGTACCGCTACCACGCTGACTGGGCAGCGGTGCGAGATGCCGGCAAATTCGACCGCATCATCGCCTTCGGGGAAGGGCTGCCGGGCCTGCGCCGGCGGCTCGGCCGCGACCTCAAGCGCAGTGGCTTCCCCCGTGAGAAGGTGCTGGCGGTGGTGGTGGCGCTGCTGGCCGACACGCTGGTGCGGGTGGGCAACGAGGCCTATGCCAAGGAAAACAGATCCTACGGCCTGACGACCCTGCGCAACCGGCACCTGGACCTGCTGCGCGGTGGCCGCGTGCGGATGCGCTTCCGCGGCAAGTCCGGCCAGTTGCAGGAGGTGACGGTAGGCGACCGTCGGCTGGGCGCGCTGGTGCGCAGCGTGCAGCAACTGCCGGGGCAGGCCCTGTTCCAGTATCGCGACGACGCGGGCGAGGTGCAGCCGGTGGATTCGGGCGCGGTGAACGACTACCTGCGCGAGGTGATGGGCGAAGACTTCACCGCCAAGGATTTCCGCACCTGGGGTGGCACGATGGCGGCAGTGCAGGCCTTCGCCGCCACCGAGCTGCCCGAACCGCCCAGCCAACGTGCACTGGCCAAGGTGCAACGGGAGGTGGTCTGCCAGGTGGCCGCGCGGCTGGGCAATACGCCAGCAGTGTGCCGCAAGGCCTATATCGACCCGTGCGTGTTCGCCGGGTGGGAGCGCGGCGAGCTGGCCTCGCTGGCGGGCCTGCGCGGCCAGCGGCAGTGGGAACAGGCGACACTGAAGGTCCTGCGCCGGGCCCGGCGGCTCAGCCGCAATAGATCGCGGTGA
- a CDS encoding SDR family oxidoreductase, with amino-acid sequence MATTKKTPVRRKASPKVRKGTQTATATAEATTSERTRVVKTATRKAAASDPRAARVAARQRRLQDQEKAKDVRAAKKATKKATKKTATQAGARRQPETMPAQQLAKPGHEHVLELAPRFLAPDYVGSGKLQGMRAIVTGGDSGIGRAVAVLFAREGADVAVLHLDEAEDAELTRQHVEKEGGRCVVIAGDVRDPRFCNKAVKQVAKAFGGIDVLVNNAAFQLHCERLEDLEDAHLQETLQTNIGGYIQMARAVLPHLGEGASIINTGSETGLFGSKALIDYSATKGAIHAFTKALASQLLPRGIRVNCVAPGPVWTPLNPADKQAKDVAEFGKDSDMGRPAQPEELSPAYVFLASPACASYISGVILPVMGGPRG; translated from the coding sequence ATGGCCACCACCAAGAAGACCCCCGTCCGCCGCAAGGCATCGCCGAAGGTGCGCAAAGGCACCCAGACCGCCACAGCCACCGCCGAAGCCACCACGTCCGAACGCACGCGCGTGGTGAAGACCGCCACCCGCAAGGCCGCCGCTTCCGATCCGCGCGCGGCGCGTGTCGCAGCGCGGCAGCGGCGCCTGCAGGACCAGGAAAAAGCGAAGGATGTGCGCGCAGCGAAGAAGGCGACGAAAAAGGCGACAAAGAAGACCGCCACCCAGGCTGGCGCACGCCGTCAGCCGGAGACGATGCCGGCGCAGCAACTGGCCAAGCCAGGCCATGAGCACGTACTGGAACTGGCACCGCGCTTCCTGGCACCGGACTACGTCGGCAGCGGCAAGCTGCAGGGCATGCGCGCGATCGTCACCGGTGGTGACTCGGGCATCGGCCGTGCGGTGGCGGTGTTGTTTGCCCGCGAAGGCGCCGACGTTGCCGTGCTGCATCTGGACGAAGCCGAGGACGCCGAGCTCACTCGCCAGCACGTGGAGAAAGAGGGCGGCCGCTGCGTGGTGATCGCCGGCGACGTGCGCGATCCGCGCTTCTGCAACAAGGCAGTGAAACAGGTGGCCAAGGCCTTCGGTGGCATCGACGTCCTGGTCAACAACGCGGCGTTCCAGCTGCATTGCGAGCGTCTGGAAGACCTGGAAGACGCGCATCTGCAGGAGACCCTGCAGACCAACATCGGCGGCTACATCCAGATGGCGCGGGCGGTGCTGCCGCATCTGGGCGAGGGCGCCAGCATCATCAACACCGGTTCGGAAACCGGCCTGTTCGGCAGCAAGGCACTGATCGACTACTCGGCCACCAAAGGCGCGATCCATGCGTTCACCAAGGCGCTGGCCAGCCAGCTGCTGCCGCGCGGCATCCGCGTCAACTGCGTGGCGCCGGGCCCGGTGTGGACGCCGTTGAATCCCGCCGACAAACAGGCGAAGGATGTGGCCGAGTTCGGCAAGGACAGCGACATGGGCCGGCCGGCGCAGCCCGAAGAGCTGTCGCCAGCCTATGTGTTCCTGGCCTCACCGGCCTGCGCCAGCTACATCAGCGGGGTGATCCTGCCGGTGATGGGAGGGCCACGGGGTTAG
- a CDS encoding MarR family transcriptional regulator: protein MSRRGLRREQKDGVHLDQALFRLLVVIERLGPIGVVELADRLGRDYTTISRQVTKLERMELVIRHDNAEDRRMR, encoded by the coding sequence ATGTCTCGTCGCGGCCTCCGCAGAGAACAGAAAGACGGCGTGCATCTGGACCAAGCGCTCTTTCGCCTTCTGGTGGTGATCGAGCGACTTGGTCCGATTGGAGTGGTTGAGCTGGCAGATCGCCTGGGCAGGGATTACACGACCATCAGCCGCCAGGTCACCAAGCTGGAGCGCATGGAACTGGTGATCCGACATGACAACGCTGAAGACCGGCGGATGCGCTAG
- a CDS encoding MFS transporter: protein MSSQAAPSIVASGSRDGLSIFILAIAAFVIVTTEYLIVGLLPALARDLEISISTAGQLVTLFAFTVMLFGPVLTALLSHLDRKRLFIAILLIFAASNALAAVAPNFWVLAIARFIPALALPVFWGTASETAGQIVGAQQAGRAVSRVYLGISAALLFGIPLGTLASDAIGWRGTFWILAVLSLVMALALAVFMPRVAMSRRLRLAEQASILKDRYFVGNVALSVVVFTAMFTAYTYLADMLERIAGVTSAHVGWWLMGFGAIGLVGNWLGGRLVDRNPLGSTAAFSVVLGIGMAASVPLSGSLSMLGGALAIWGVAYTALFPICQVRVMKSASHAQALAGTLNVSAANAGTGLGAIIGGMVIPHWGLGNIGYIGAGVAALAVLLTALVSRIRQ, encoded by the coding sequence ATGTCCTCCCAAGCAGCACCAAGCATTGTCGCTTCAGGCAGCCGCGACGGTCTCTCAATCTTCATCCTGGCGATCGCCGCGTTCGTGATCGTCACTACGGAATACCTCATCGTGGGGTTGCTGCCCGCTCTGGCCCGAGACCTGGAAATTTCGATCTCGACGGCAGGGCAGCTTGTGACCCTGTTCGCCTTCACGGTCATGCTGTTCGGCCCTGTGCTCACGGCGCTGCTATCCCACCTCGATCGCAAGCGTCTTTTCATTGCCATCCTTCTCATTTTTGCAGCGTCGAATGCACTGGCTGCCGTCGCCCCAAACTTCTGGGTGCTTGCCATTGCACGGTTCATTCCCGCATTGGCGCTGCCCGTGTTCTGGGGGACGGCCAGTGAGACTGCCGGTCAGATCGTCGGGGCACAGCAAGCCGGTCGCGCTGTATCCCGGGTCTATCTCGGTATCTCCGCTGCGTTGCTGTTTGGCATTCCGCTGGGGACATTGGCGTCCGATGCCATCGGTTGGCGGGGGACGTTCTGGATACTTGCAGTCCTCTCGCTGGTGATGGCGTTGGCGCTGGCGGTGTTCATGCCGCGTGTGGCCATGTCCCGACGACTGCGTCTGGCCGAGCAGGCCAGCATCCTGAAGGACCGATACTTCGTCGGCAACGTTGCCTTGTCGGTGGTGGTGTTCACCGCAATGTTCACTGCCTATACGTACCTGGCAGACATGCTTGAGCGTATTGCCGGAGTGACATCTGCACATGTGGGCTGGTGGCTGATGGGGTTCGGTGCCATCGGTCTGGTCGGGAACTGGCTGGGTGGGCGCCTGGTGGATCGCAACCCACTGGGCTCCACCGCCGCATTCTCTGTCGTGCTGGGGATCGGCATGGCTGCCAGCGTGCCGTTGTCGGGGTCGCTGTCCATGCTTGGCGGTGCGCTGGCGATCTGGGGCGTTGCCTATACGGCACTGTTCCCCATCTGCCAGGTACGGGTGATGAAGTCCGCCTCGCACGCACAGGCTTTGGCAGGCACCTTGAACGTATCCGCAGCCAATGCCGGCACTGGATTGGGAGCGATCATCGGTGGCATGGTGATCCCGCATTGGGGACTTGGCAACATTGGTTACATCGGCGCTGGCGTTGCAGCACTGGCTGTTCTCTTGACGGCTCTGGTCTCACGGATACGGCAATAG
- a CDS encoding LysR family transcriptional regulator, protein MFPAERLKGIENFVATADAGSFTAAAERLNLTSSAVSKSVARLEDRLHTRLFERTTRRLALTDAGAAFYRTCVTVLADLEEAEAVLAAQRSEPIGRLRMDAPATFGRLRVWPLMLQFARQHPNLRPHVSFTDRFVDLADEGIDIAVRIGGPDHWPGTVGHRFLGREHLVFCASPDYLAQRGTPSLPAELVQCDAVLYGKADGTTSPWLITHGPGAVERKMMESRLTVGDGEAQVAAVKAGYGVAQLATWMICDEMARGELVQVLPELATEGLSLNLVWPIGRQLLPKVDAMLELLSADLSIA, encoded by the coding sequence ATGTTTCCAGCCGAACGCCTCAAGGGCATCGAAAACTTCGTGGCCACCGCGGATGCGGGCAGCTTCACCGCTGCGGCCGAACGGCTGAACCTGACCAGCTCGGCTGTCAGCAAGAGCGTTGCCCGTCTCGAAGACCGGCTTCACACTCGACTTTTCGAGCGCACAACGCGCCGCCTGGCCCTGACCGACGCAGGGGCCGCGTTCTATCGGACCTGCGTAACCGTGCTGGCCGATCTGGAAGAGGCCGAGGCAGTGCTCGCTGCACAACGCAGCGAACCCATCGGGCGCCTGCGGATGGATGCGCCGGCGACCTTTGGCCGACTGCGCGTCTGGCCTCTGATGCTGCAGTTCGCGCGCCAGCACCCAAACTTGCGGCCGCATGTTTCCTTCACGGACCGTTTCGTGGATCTGGCCGATGAAGGCATCGACATCGCGGTTCGCATTGGCGGCCCCGATCATTGGCCGGGTACCGTCGGCCATCGCTTCCTCGGTCGCGAACACCTGGTCTTCTGTGCATCGCCTGATTACCTGGCCCAGCGAGGCACTCCATCGTTGCCCGCTGAGCTGGTTCAGTGCGATGCCGTGCTCTACGGCAAAGCCGACGGCACAACCAGCCCGTGGCTGATCACGCATGGGCCCGGCGCGGTCGAGCGGAAGATGATGGAAAGCCGCCTTACCGTCGGTGATGGCGAGGCCCAGGTGGCTGCGGTCAAAGCAGGATACGGTGTCGCGCAGTTGGCGACGTGGATGATCTGCGACGAGATGGCGCGAGGGGAGCTGGTGCAGGTTCTGCCTGAACTGGCCACTGAAGGTCTCTCGCTGAACCTGGTTTGGCCCATAGGGCGACAGCTGCTGCCCAAGGTGGATGCGATGCTGGAACTGCTCTCCGCCGATCTGAGCATCGCCTGA